The following proteins are co-located in the Xyrauchen texanus isolate HMW12.3.18 unplaced genomic scaffold, RBS_HiC_50CHRs HiC_scaffold_582, whole genome shotgun sequence genome:
- the LOC127642381 gene encoding nucleoredoxin-like: MYVFVCVLSQCPPCRSLTRVLVESYRKVKESGHKFEIVFVSADRSEESFTQYFSEMPWLAVPYTDEARRSRLNRLYGIQGIPTLILLDTEGHMITRQGRVEILNDPECRLFPWHPQPVLELSESNAVQLHEGPCLVLFVDAEEEGELEPAKELIQPIAEKIMAKYKAKEEETPLLFFVAGEDDMSDSLRDYTNLPEAAPLLTILDMSARAKYVKDVEEITPPMVEQFVSDFLAEKLKPEPI; encoded by the exons atgtatgtgtttgtgtgtgttctatCTCAGTGTCCTCCATGTCGCAGTTTAACCCGAGTGTTGGTGGAATCATACCGGAAAGTGAAAGAATCAGGGCACAAATTTGAGATTGTGTTTGTCAGTGCTGATAG GTCAGAGGAGTCGTTTACACAGTACTTCAGCGAGATGCCGTGGTTGGCGGTTCCGTACACAGATGAGGCCAGACGGTCACGACTCAACAGACTCTATGGAATCCAAG GTATCCCCACACTGATTCTACTGGACACTGAGGGTCACATGATCACGCGGCAGGGGCGAGTGGAGATTCTCAATGACCCAGAATGTCGGCTGTTCCCGTGGCATCCGCAACCTGTGCTGGAGCTCAGCGAATCAAACGCCGTACAGCTGCACGAAGGGCCCTGTCTGGTGCTGTTCGTAG ACGCAGAAGAAGAAGGCGAGCTTGAGCCAGCAAAGGAGCTTATCCAGCCAATTGCAGAGAAGATCATGGCCAAATACAAGGCCAAGGAGGAGGAGACGCCACTGCTCTTTTTTGTAGCTGGAGAG GATGATATGAGTGATTCACTGCGGGATTACACCAATCTGCCTGAGGCTGCACCACTTCTCACCATCCTGGACATGTCGGCTCGTGCCAAATACGTTAAAGACGTGGAGGAGATCACACCGCCCATGGTAGAACAATTTGTCAGTGACTTTCTGGCCGAGAAGCTCAAACCGGAGCCCATTTAA
- the mrm3a gene encoding rRNA methyltransferase 3A, mitochondrial: MAALMYNVSRGFVILRERSLLLRGHNQILVDSRRYVRALRRRPVAVLYPDGERETRIISSGAADKIDQKLFTQRGNDAEKSDHRKFPKEKINERAGYKKLSTQVSKSVDESLYTNDKLGGLRFEKASAEDKRLAKVASVARSRLLRDREGKVLLEGRRLITDALAAGASPQMLFFSAVERLQELPLDKLQQAKLIKVKPEGMKTWSDLVTPQGIIAIFSKPDAARLAFPKATCLQSVPLFLICDNVRDAGNLGTILRCAAAAGCDRVLLTKGCLDAWEPKVLRSAMGAHFRLPVFPNLDWDDISKHLPKDVIVHVADNCCHLTKGTASEAVPGKTEIGSSDEYFESDSEEESDDELSLPSVKPQVYHECWAQRSTALIIGGETHGFSLEALRLAEKTEGKRLFVPMAPGMESLNSAMAASILLFEGRRQLLKWSDKVRRRSKSKMYCKT; the protein is encoded by the exons ATGGCAGCGCTCATGTACAACGTGAGTCGTGGGTTTGTTATTTTAAGGGAACGTAGTTTATTATTGAGAGGACATAATCAAATCTTGGTGGATTCGAGGAGATATGTGCGAGCTCTCCGACGGAGACCGGTGGCTGTTTTATATCCTGACGGTGAACGGGAAACACGAATTATATCAAGTGGAGCAGCCGATAAAATCGACCAAAAGCTCTTCACACAGAGAGGCAATGACGCTGAAAAGAGTGATCATAGGAAATTCCCCAAAGAGAAAATCAACGAGAGAGCTGGCTACAAGAAGTTGAGCACTCAGGTCTCTAAATCTGTAGACGAGTCCCTATACACAAATGACAAACTTGGTGGTCTGCGCTTCGAAAAGGCTTCTGCAGAGGACAAGAGGCTCGC GAAGGTGGCCAGTGTGGCTCGCTCCAGATTACTTCGTGACCGGGAGGGTAAGGTGCTGCTGGAGGGCAGGCGTCTGATCACTGATGCTCTTGCCGCTGGTGCGTCTCCTCAGATGCTGTTCTTCAGTGCCGTGGAGAGGCTGCAAGAGCTTCCTCTAGATAAACTGCAGCAGGCTAAGCTCATCAAGGTCAAACCTGAAGGCATGAAGACCTGGTCTGATCTGGTCACACCTCAAGGCATTATAG CTATTTTCTCAAAACCTGATGCCGCGCGTCTGGCATTTCCAAAGGCGACATGTCTTCAGTCGGTCCCTTTGTTCCTGATTTGTGATAATGTGAGGGATGCTGGAAATCTTGGGACTATTTTACGCTGTGCAGCAGCTGCAGGATGTGATCGTGTTCTCCTCACCAAAG GTTGCTTGGATGCATGGGAGCCAAAGGTTCTACGTTCAGCAATGGGAGCTCATTTCCGTCTACCTGTCTTCCCTAATTTGGACTGGGATGACATTTCCAAGCATTTACCGAAGGATGTGATCGTCCATGTAGCAGATAACTGTTGTCATCTTACAAAAGGTACCGCATCAGAGGCAGTTCCTGGAAAAACAGAAATTGGCTCTTCGGATGAATACTTTGAAAGTGACTCTGAAGAGGAGTCAGATGATGAACTTTCACTTCCGTCTGTGAAGCCTCAGGTTTACCATGAGTGCTGGGCTCAGAGAAGCACGGCTCTGATCATTGGTGGAGAGACGCATGGATTTAGTCTGGAAGCTCTCCGATTGGCTGAAAAAACAGAGGGTAAAAGACTGTTTGTGCCCATGGCTCCAGGAATGGAAAGTTTGAACTCTGCAATGGCTGCTAGTATACTGCTGTTTGAAGGCAGGAGGCAACTTTTGAAGTGGTCAGACAAAGTACGCAGAAGATCAAAATCGAAAATGTACTGTAAAACATAA